One Terriglobales bacterium genomic window, AGCAGCATGCCCGGCCCGATGGCGTGCACCGTGCCCGCGGGCGAGTAGATCATCTCGCCGCGGTGGACCTCTACCCAGTGCAGCAGGTCGTCGGCTTTGCCGTCTTGGATGGCCTGCTCGAAGCCGGCGCGCGTGACCCCGGGCTTCAGGCCCAGCCCGATCTTCGCTCCCGGCTTGGCTGCCAGCACGTACCAGCACTCCGACTTCCCGCAAGGCAGGCCGGCGCGGCGCGCGGCCGCATCGTCGGGATGCACCTGCACCGAGAGCTTTTGCTCCGGGAAGAGGAACTTGATGAGCAGCGGAAAGCAGTCCGATCGTCGCGCGGACGTGCCCACCAGGTCGCGGCCGAAGCGGCGGCACAGTTCGCCCAGGGTCTGCCCGGCCAGAGGACCATTGGAGACGCGGCAGTCGTCGCCGGTCAGCCACACTTCCCCGACGGGCTGCTGGCCGGGCGGGCTGGTGTAGATGGGCGCGAGGTCGCGCGTCCCCCACACGCGCTCGCGGAAATCCGGCACCAGGCGCAATGGATAGAGGTCGGGCATGGACGGGCTCAAGGCCGTCGCGGCGGGCTACGATTCTAAACCGTTTCCAGCGCGCCCAGGAACTTGCGCAGGCGCTCCAAGCCGCGGTCGATCTCCGCTTCCGAGGTGGCGTAGGAGATGCGGATGTGCTCGCGGGTGCCGAAGCCCTCGCCCGGCACCGTGACCACGTGCGCCTCGTGCAGCAGGCGCTTGGCCAG contains:
- a CDS encoding type I phosphomannose isomerase catalytic subunit, which produces MPDLYPLRLVPDFRERVWGTRDLAPIYTSPPGQQPVGEVWLTGDDCRVSNGPLAGQTLGELCRRFGRDLVGTSARRSDCFPLLIKFLFPEQKLSVQVHPDDAAARRAGLPCGKSECWYVLAAKPGAKIGLGLKPGVTRAGFEQAIQDGKADDLLHWVEVHRGEMIYSPAGTVHAIGPGMLLVETQQNSDTTYRLYDYGRGRELHVAEGLAAMRETRAGKVERMGDDDMARLLASPHFIVHKQSAREAWFRESAPEWNSVEILVGLDGGGLVECPGAQTTVFSRGEAVVIPAALKQFTLKPQGEIEFLAVTLPERGRAPEPKTYL